GCTCGCTGTTCTTCCGCATCGACCCTGAGACATCCCACGGCATGGCGCTGGGCGCCCTGGATGCCCTGCACCGCGTCGGTTGCGTTAAACGCTTGATGGGCGAGCCTATTGACGACCCGGTCGAACTGATGGGGCTGCGTTTCGCCAACCGTGTGGGCTTGGCAGCGGGCTTGGACAAGAACGCTGATCACCTCGACGCCTTGGGGGAGCTTGGCTTCGGGTTTATAGAAGTTGGCACCGTCACGCCGGTGGCTCAGCCGGGTAACCCCAAGCCCCGCCTGTTTCGTCTTGCCGAGCACGAGGCCATCATCAACCGATTCGGGTTTAATAACCATGGCGTTGCGCATCTGGTCGCGCAGGTAAAGCAACGTCATTACAGTGGCGTGGTGGGCATTAATATCGGCAAAAACCTGACCACCTCGGTTGACGATGCCCTGGACGACTACCTGGCCTGCCTGGAAGCGGTTCATGGGGTGGCGGATTATGTGACCGTGAATATTTCCTCGCCCAACACCCCTGGGCTGCGTACGCTGCAGTTTGGCGCTCAGTTGGATGCGCTTTTGGGCCCCATCCGGGCGCGCAGCCTGGTTCTGGACGAACAGGACGGTCGGCAGGTGCCATTGCTGGTGAAAATTGCCCCGGACATGACCGACGAAGAAGTGGCATTGGTGGCAGGCAGTATCGAGCGCAACGGCTTTGACGGAGTGATTGCTACCAATACCACCATTTCACGGGAAGCGGTGGCGGGTGACCCTCAGGCCGACGAAGCGGGCGGGCTTTCGGGCAAGCCGGTGTTTGACGCCTCGAACCGTATCATCCGCTTGCTGCGCGGCCACTTGCCGGATTTGCCGATTATCGGCGTGGGCGGTATCGACAGCGGCGAGGCCGCTAGAGCCAAGCGCGATGCCGGTGCGGATCTGGTACAGCTGTATTCCGGACTGATTTATCGCGGCCCCAAGCTTGTCAGCGAGTGTGCCAAGGCATTAAAGAGGCGATAAAAAGCCCGCTTGATGGAGCGGGCTTGGAGGTGTTCAGTAAAATGATATGCAGAGATTAGGGTTGTTAAAGGTTAGGTCATTACAGTGGGGTTTTTATGGATACCGGAAACGCCGGTCATGCCATCCCACTGGTCGCCGCGACCTTCACGCCAACCGCTCATCCAGTATTCGCGTAAATTAACCTCATGGCTGGGGCAATCATCACGGGAGCGACCCGTAACGCCCGCTTTGTAGCCATGTACATAAGCCCGCTGGAAGCGATCACGTTTTTGTCGTTTCATTGGCTAACCTCTTTGTATGAAAGCCTTTGAGATTAAATAACGGGGACTGTGAAATAGAAAAGAGAACTCTATGTCTCGCCCCATCATTCCGAGAGCTAACTTCAAGAGTGAACTGCCATTCTGGCACAGCGGTCTAGCACTCACGTGCTGAACCCACCGGGCGGCTCGCTCGTCAACGCCATAGGTCTTTGAGACGGTTCTTTGAGACGATTCCTTAAAACGATCTTCAAGACCCTGGCAGGCAACGCATGCGTTTTCAGTAGCTACTCTCTTATTGTTAGACCATGATGGGGTTACTTGTCGACCATCAAATTGTCATAAGACGTAAACTCATTTGCAATATATAGGAATATCGCGCGGTTACGCGCAGCCATTACCATGACCGAGTCGAGCCAAATTGCCCCCCTAGAGCTGCTGGCAACGTGCCCCAAGGGTATCGAAAGCCTGCTTGCCGACGAACTGACCGCGTTAGGCGCGACCCCAGGTAAAACCACCGTGGCAGGCGTGTACTTTGCTGCCGATCAGGCCACGGCCTATCGAGTTTGCCTGTGGTCGCGGCTTGCCAACCGTATCATCCTGATCCTGGCTCGCGAGCCGATGATCGAAACTGCCGAACAGTTACGCACTGTGGTCGCGGGCATCGACTGGACGCAGCATTTGGCCCCGGAGCGGACGATGGCGGTGGATTTCCACGGTCGCAGCGACCACATTCGCCATACCCGCTTTGGCGCACAAACCGTCAAGGATGGTGTCGTTGACGCCTTGCAGTTGGCAGGGCAGGCGCGCCCCACCGTGGATACCAAGACGCCGCATCTGCGTTTATATGCCCACCTGCACCGCGCTAACGCCACCGTGGGTATTGATCTTTCGGGAGAAAGCCTGCACCGGCGTGGCTATCGCCGCGACGTGGGCCATGCGCCGTTGAAAGAGAACCTGGCCGCCGCGCTGCTGGTGCGCGCGGGCTGGCCTGAGCGCGCCAAAGCAGGTGAACCGCTGATTGACCCCCTTTGCGGTGCGGGAACGCTGTTGATTGAGGCCGGCCTGATGGCGGCCGACCAGGCGCCCAACCTGCACCGTGAACGCTTTGGTTTTCACGGCTGGGCCGGCCATGATGAGGCCGAGTGGCGAGAGCTCAAGCGAGAGGCTGATGCTAGGGCCTCGATTGGCCGCAAGCGCTGTAAAACGTCACTGACCGGCTTTGACGAAAGCCCGGCGGCACTGTCGGCTGCCAAGGCCAATGCCATGCGCGCCGGGATTCCGGCGCTGATTCATCTGCACGGTCAACGCCTCGGTCAGCTGACACGACCCGCAGAGTTAACTGCCGAGCAAGGACTGCTGATCACCAACCCGCCCTACGGTGAGCGTCTGGGCGAGCTGCCCGAGCTGGTTCAGCTGTATGCCCAACTGGGCGAAAAAGCCAAGGCGTTGTTTCCTGGCTGGACCCTTGCGGTGTTTACCGGCAACCCGGATCTGGGACACCGGCTTGGCCTGCGGGCGCACAAGCAGTACGCGCTGAAAAACGGCGCCCTGGATGCCAAGCTGTTGTTGATGACCATCGAGCACCGGGCCGGTCGGGTCGAAGAGGGCGAAAGCGCACCCGCGACGACTGAGCAGGCTGCACCCAAGGGGTCTGAGAACGCGCAGATGTTTGCCAACCGGCTGGTCAAAAACCAGAAGCGCCTAAAAAAATGGCTGAAGCAAAGCGGTGAGAGTTGTTACCGGCTTTACGATGCCGATATGCCCGAGTACGCCCTGGCGGTCGATCGCTACGGCGACCATGTGCACGTCCAGGAGTATGCTGCGCCGCGTTCGGTGGATCCCTCCCATGCACAAAAGCGCCTGTTCGACGCGCTGGAAGTCATGCCCGGTGCGCTGGATGTCGATCCTGGCAAGATCCACGTTAAGCGCCGTGAGCGGCAAACCGGCAGCGCCCAGTACCAAAAACGCGATGCCAGTGGCGAGCGCTTCGAAGTGCGCGAGGGGGATGCCCGTCTTTGGGTCAACCTGCGCGATTACCTGGATACGGGGCTGTTTCTCGATCACCGGCCCGTACGCCGCATGCTGCGCGAAATGGCCAGCGGCAAGCGCTTCCTGAACCTGTTCTGCTATACCGCAACCGCCACGGTGCAGGCGGCGCTGGGAGGCGCGAGCGACAGCGTGAGCGTGGATATGTCCAATACCTACCTTGAGTGGGCGCGGGATAACTTCACGCTTAACAAGCTCGACCCCAGGCTACACCGGGTGGTGCGCGATGACTGTTTCCGCTGGCTGGAAACCGCCAACGCCGAGTTTGATCTGATTTTCATGGATCCGCCGACGTTTTCCAACTCCAAGAAGATGCGCGATACGCTGGACGTTCAGCGCGACCATCCGCGCCTGGTGGAATTGGCCATGGCGCAACTGGCACCGGGCGGTACCTTGGTATTCTCCAATAACCAGCGGCGCTTCAAGCTGGATGAGTCGCTTAGCGCGCGTTACGTGGTCGAGGATATTACCGCGCGCAGTTTTGACCCGGATTTTCAGCGGCGCAGCAATGCACACCAGGTGTTTCTGTTACGCCACCGCGAGTAAAACCGTCTAGGTCTGCCATATGATTCGGCTAACCCTGTATACCACCCAAGGCTGTCATCTTTGCGCTGAATTGGAGGCGCGGGTGGCGGCATTAACCCGCCACCCCATTGTGTGGCAGCGGATAGAGGTGGCCGACGATGAAATACTGCTGGCACGCTACGGCGAGCGCATTCCCGTGCTGGTAGACGACGCGGGAAACGAACTGGAAGGTGGGTATGCGCTTGAGCCCCTGTGCGACTGGCTGCGGGCACGTGGCTGGCTGGACGAATCAGCCCCCAGCGATAGGATGAAACCCGAGGCCCCAGCGCCGCAAGGCAGGCATCAACGCAACGGGCGGCGTTTTCTGGGGTAAGAGGCGTTAAGCGGATCGACTTTTAGACCGTATCCAGCAACGAAAGCTGGCGCATGGCTTCCTGGCCTTCGGGGGAGTTGTCGGCCACTTCCAGCACCTTACGAAATCCCCGAGAGGCCTGGATGGTGGTTTCATCTTCCAGCCACATATGCGCCTGGGCCAGGGTGTCAGCCAACTGATGTTTCAGGCCGCCAAACTGAGTGCCGATCTGTCCCCAGGCGCGGCTGAAGATCCAGTCGCCGAGCATGTCCTGGTGAATATGCACCAGCACGTAGTCATGGTCGGTTTCCCAGCGTACGATCAAAACATTCTCCTTAGCATTCGTTAACGCCCCCTTAAATCGGCCTGCATCAAAAGCGTTGCGGGCGTATTGTAAAGCCCGGATAAGAAAACGCCTATGAAACTTGTTATCGACGCCAATATCCCTGCCGCCGACACCTGCTTTGGAGCCTTCGGCACGCTTGAGCGTGTGCCTGGTCGCGAGATCAGCGCCGCTGACGTGGCCGATGCCGATGCCCTGATTGTCCGCTCGGTGACCCAGGTGGATCAGGCGCTGCTCGCCAATAGCCCCGTCGAGTTTGTCGGCACCTGTACCATTGGAACCGACCATATCGATCGGGCCTTTCTCGATGAACGGGGTATCGGCTTTGCCAGCGCTCCGGGCTGCAACGCCGAGGCGGTGGTCGATTATGTGCTTAGCAGCTTGCTGACGCTTGCCGAGCGTGAGGGCTGGGCACTTAGTGAGCGCAGCGTTGGCGTGGTGGGTGTCGGCAATGTGGGCAGCCGACTGTGCGCACGGTTAACGGCATTGGGAGTGGCGGTACTGGCCTGCGACCCACCCAGGGCCGAGCAGGAGGGCGCCCACGGTTTTTCTGATATCGATGAACTCATTGCCCGCTGCGATGTGCTGTGTCTGCATACGCCGCTGGTGGCGTCCGGCCCTCATGCCACCCATCATCTGTTCAACGCGCAGCGAATCAATGAGCTGACGCCGGGCAGTGTGCTGTTGAACGCCGGGCGGGGTGACTGCGTGGATGGCCTGGCGCTGCGCAGCCGGCTGGCGGGCCAGGGCGATATTACCGCCGTGCTCGATGTATGGGAGCAAGAGCCCGCCATCGATGCAAATCTGCACGATCTGGCGACCCTGGCGACGCCCCACATTGCGGGCCACAGCCTGGATGGCAAACTGCGCGGCAGTTGGATGATTCACCAGGCGTTGGCGGACCATCTGGGTCAGTCGAGTTCGTTGGGGTTTGACGAGCTCTGCCCGCCGCCTGCGCTTAAGCGCCTGACGCTCGAGCAGGCGTTGCCGGTGGAGGATGCGCTCAGGCTGTGCGCCCGGGCGGTATATGATACGCGCCGAGACCACGACACCCTTCATCGCCAAGTGCGCGCGTTGGGTGTGGCCCACGGTTTTGACCACTGCCGCGCCAACTACCCGCTGCGCCGCGAGTATGCCACGCTCGAAGTGCAGCTCAAAGGTACTGCCAGCGTGCTGTCTGAGCCACTCAGCGCGGCGGGGTTTCAGGTCATAATTGCTTAAACACCATCAATAGCGCCTATCTTCAAGCGTAAAAAAGGCCCGCTAAAAGCGGGCCTTTCAACTTCGTACATTGGCCGTTTTACTGCCGATAAGCGGCTTCTTTTAGGGCGCGAATACGGTCATCCAGCGGCGGGTGGCTGGCAAAGAGTTTCTCGACCAGTGAGCGTGTCTGGCCTTTGGTGATGGCCATAGCGCGCAGCGTATCGGGCATCTGGTCGGGCATTTCGGTTTCGCCTTTCAGGCGGGCCAGGGCGTTGACCATGGCACTGGTACCCGCGAGGCGCGCGCCGGCTTCGTCGGCACGGTATTCGCGAAAGCGCGAAAACCAGGCCACGATGGCCGAAGCCGCAATACCGAGGACGATTTCGGCGACGATGACCACAGCAAAGTAGCCGATAAAGCCCAGGCCGCCTTCGCCACCGCTGCGGCTTTTCAGGAAGCCGTCGATCAAGTGGGCCACAATACGGGCAAAGAACATGACAAAGGTGTTCACGACGCCCTGAATCAGGGCCAGGGTGACCATGTCGCCATTGGCCACGTGACCGATCTCGTGGGCCAGCACGGCGCGAACTTCGTCGGGTTGCATGCGGTTTAAAAGCCCGGCGGACACCGCCACCAGGGCGTCATCTTTATTCCACCCCGTGGCAAAGGCATTGGACTGTTGTGCCGGGAAAATACCCACTTCGGGTGTCTTGATGCCGGCCTCGCGGGCCA
This window of the Halomonas sp. SH5A2 genome carries:
- a CDS encoding quinone-dependent dihydroorotate dehydrogenase; protein product: MYALARSLFFRIDPETSHGMALGALDALHRVGCVKRLMGEPIDDPVELMGLRFANRVGLAAGLDKNADHLDALGELGFGFIEVGTVTPVAQPGNPKPRLFRLAEHEAIINRFGFNNHGVAHLVAQVKQRHYSGVVGINIGKNLTTSVDDALDDYLACLEAVHGVADYVTVNISSPNTPGLRTLQFGAQLDALLGPIRARSLVLDEQDGRQVPLLVKIAPDMTDEEVALVAGSIERNGFDGVIATNTTISREAVAGDPQADEAGGLSGKPVFDASNRIIRLLRGHLPDLPIIGVGGIDSGEAARAKRDAGADLVQLYSGLIYRGPKLVSECAKALKRR
- the rmf gene encoding ribosome modulation factor produces the protein MKRQKRDRFQRAYVHGYKAGVTGRSRDDCPSHEVNLREYWMSGWREGRGDQWDGMTGVSGIHKNPTVMT
- the rlmKL gene encoding bifunctional 23S rRNA (guanine(2069)-N(7))-methyltransferase RlmK/23S rRNA (guanine(2445)-N(2))-methyltransferase RlmL; amino-acid sequence: MTESSQIAPLELLATCPKGIESLLADELTALGATPGKTTVAGVYFAADQATAYRVCLWSRLANRIILILAREPMIETAEQLRTVVAGIDWTQHLAPERTMAVDFHGRSDHIRHTRFGAQTVKDGVVDALQLAGQARPTVDTKTPHLRLYAHLHRANATVGIDLSGESLHRRGYRRDVGHAPLKENLAAALLVRAGWPERAKAGEPLIDPLCGAGTLLIEAGLMAADQAPNLHRERFGFHGWAGHDEAEWRELKREADARASIGRKRCKTSLTGFDESPAALSAAKANAMRAGIPALIHLHGQRLGQLTRPAELTAEQGLLITNPPYGERLGELPELVQLYAQLGEKAKALFPGWTLAVFTGNPDLGHRLGLRAHKQYALKNGALDAKLLLMTIEHRAGRVEEGESAPATTEQAAPKGSENAQMFANRLVKNQKRLKKWLKQSGESCYRLYDADMPEYALAVDRYGDHVHVQEYAAPRSVDPSHAQKRLFDALEVMPGALDVDPGKIHVKRRERQTGSAQYQKRDASGERFEVREGDARLWVNLRDYLDTGLFLDHRPVRRMLREMASGKRFLNLFCYTATATVQAALGGASDSVSVDMSNTYLEWARDNFTLNKLDPRLHRVVRDDCFRWLETANAEFDLIFMDPPTFSNSKKMRDTLDVQRDHPRLVELAMAQLAPGGTLVFSNNQRRFKLDESLSARYVVEDITARSFDPDFQRRSNAHQVFLLRHRE
- a CDS encoding glutaredoxin family protein; the protein is MIRLTLYTTQGCHLCAELEARVAALTRHPIVWQRIEVADDEILLARYGERIPVLVDDAGNELEGGYALEPLCDWLRARGWLDESAPSDRMKPEAPAPQGRHQRNGRRFLG
- the pdxB gene encoding 4-phosphoerythronate dehydrogenase PdxB — encoded protein: MKLVIDANIPAADTCFGAFGTLERVPGREISAADVADADALIVRSVTQVDQALLANSPVEFVGTCTIGTDHIDRAFLDERGIGFASAPGCNAEAVVDYVLSSLLTLAEREGWALSERSVGVVGVGNVGSRLCARLTALGVAVLACDPPRAEQEGAHGFSDIDELIARCDVLCLHTPLVASGPHATHHLFNAQRINELTPGSVLLNAGRGDCVDGLALRSRLAGQGDITAVLDVWEQEPAIDANLHDLATLATPHIAGHSLDGKLRGSWMIHQALADHLGQSSSLGFDELCPPPALKRLTLEQALPVEDALRLCARAVYDTRRDHDTLHRQVRALGVAHGFDHCRANYPLRREYATLEVQLKGTASVLSEPLSAAGFQVIIA
- the htpX gene encoding protease HtpX, with amino-acid sequence MMRILLFLGTNIAVLLVASLTLRLLGVESYLNAQGINFTSLLIFCFIFGMAGSMISLFISKWMAKRSTGTVIIENPSNATEKWLVDTVAELAREAGIKTPEVGIFPAQQSNAFATGWNKDDALVAVSAGLLNRMQPDEVRAVLAHEIGHVANGDMVTLALIQGVVNTFVMFFARIVAHLIDGFLKSRSGGEGGLGFIGYFAVVIVAEIVLGIAASAIVAWFSRFREYRADEAGARLAGTSAMVNALARLKGETEMPDQMPDTLRAMAITKGQTRSLVEKLFASHPPLDDRIRALKEAAYRQ